The Dethiosulfovibrio russensis genome window below encodes:
- the citF gene encoding citrate lyase subunit alpha, translating into MRDKMIGSLREALKAMGLTDGMILSFHHHLRNGDAVLNGTLDAASSLGISGLTVAASSIFPVHAPLVEHIRRGTVSRLEVNYMSGPVADFVSRGGMMEPVIFRTHGGRPRAIESGELPIDIAVVAAPSADGRGNLTGTKGPSACGSLGYAMADARCAKRVLAVTDNPVDRVAPASIDQSLVDAVVTVDSIGDPAGIVSGTTRMPRDPVALVMARYAAMAIKASGLLADGVSFQTGAGGASLAAASYLRDIMRDLGVVGSFGMGGITSHMVRFLREGLVKRLYDVQCFDLEAVKSIAEDERHVEVSASLYASPGTKGPLVDDLDVVILGATEIDLDFNVNVHTDSSGRIIGGSGGHSDTAAGAKLAVVVAPLVRSRLPIVVDRVTTVSTPGDTVDLLVTERGMAVNPARPELRETLDRAGLPVMSIGELREIALSITGIPRTYRPKGRTVGIVEYRDGRVIDRISEVS; encoded by the coding sequence TTGAGAGATAAGATGATCGGGAGTCTGAGAGAGGCCCTTAAGGCTATGGGATTGACCGACGGAATGATACTGTCCTTCCATCATCACCTCAGAAACGGCGATGCGGTGCTGAACGGGACGTTGGATGCGGCTTCCTCGCTTGGAATATCGGGATTGACCGTCGCGGCCAGCTCTATCTTTCCGGTACACGCGCCGTTGGTGGAACATATCCGCAGGGGAACGGTGTCCCGTCTCGAGGTCAACTACATGAGCGGTCCCGTGGCCGATTTCGTCTCTCGAGGGGGCATGATGGAGCCGGTGATCTTCAGAACCCATGGAGGAAGACCCAGGGCGATAGAGTCGGGCGAGCTGCCAATAGATATAGCCGTTGTGGCTGCTCCTTCCGCCGATGGAAGAGGAAACCTCACCGGGACGAAGGGGCCTTCCGCCTGCGGCTCTCTCGGTTACGCCATGGCCGACGCTCGCTGTGCCAAGAGGGTCTTGGCCGTAACGGACAACCCGGTGGACCGTGTGGCTCCGGCGTCGATAGATCAGAGCCTTGTCGATGCGGTGGTGACGGTGGATTCCATCGGCGATCCCGCCGGCATAGTCTCTGGCACCACCAGGATGCCCAGAGATCCAGTCGCGTTGGTGATGGCTAGATATGCCGCCATGGCGATAAAGGCGTCGGGGCTGTTGGCCGACGGCGTTTCCTTTCAGACGGGAGCTGGCGGAGCCTCCTTGGCTGCCGCCTCCTATCTGAGGGATATAATGAGGGACCTAGGAGTCGTCGGGAGCTTCGGAATGGGAGGAATAACCTCTCACATGGTGAGGTTTCTTCGGGAAGGTCTGGTCAAACGGCTTTACGACGTCCAGTGCTTCGACCTGGAGGCAGTAAAGTCGATAGCCGAGGACGAGAGACACGTGGAGGTTTCCGCCTCTCTATACGCCAGCCCCGGAACCAAGGGACCTCTGGTGGACGATCTGGACGTGGTGATACTGGGGGCGACCGAGATAGATCTGGACTTTAACGTAAACGTCCATACCGACTCTTCCGGAAGGATAATCGGAGGGTCTGGAGGTCACAGCGATACAGCCGCCGGAGCGAAGTTGGCGGTGGTCGTGGCCCCTCTGGTGAGGTCCAGATTGCCGATAGTCGTCGACAGAGTTACCACTGTGAGCACTCCCGGTGATACGGTGGATCTTCTGGTAACGGAGAGAGGCATGGCGGTGAACCCAGCTCGGCCGGAACTGAGGGAAACTCTCGACCGAGCTGGGCTTCCGGTCATGTCGATTGGGGAGCTCAGGGAGATCGCCCTCTCCATAACCGGTATTCCCCGGACCTATCGGCCTAAGGGGCGAACGGTGGGGATAGTGGAGTATCGTGACGGCAGGGTAATCGACCGGATATCGGAGGTATCCTGA
- the citX gene encoding citrate lyase holo-[acyl-carrier protein] synthase gives MGYESMDLILAAREARWSLRKELSRSYGKPVLSLSMTVPGPNKSAPGIFWAIKVISDEVEKTMGSALSRRIDLDGADGPSVHWVVDLSGKELKKRALAIEESHGLGRIVDLDVLDENGAPLGRSELGFPPRRCLICDRPAKECSYCRRHGLSELLEEIEGILEKSGWRE, from the coding sequence TTGGGGTACGAATCCATGGACCTTATACTGGCGGCCAGGGAGGCCCGGTGGAGTCTCAGAAAAGAGCTGTCCCGCTCCTACGGGAAGCCGGTGTTGTCCCTCTCCATGACGGTCCCCGGTCCAAATAAAAGCGCTCCCGGGATCTTTTGGGCCATTAAAGTAATCTCCGATGAGGTCGAAAAGACCATGGGGTCCGCTTTATCTCGGCGAATCGACCTGGACGGTGCCGACGGCCCTTCCGTCCACTGGGTGGTCGATCTTTCCGGCAAGGAACTTAAAAAAAGGGCTCTGGCGATCGAAGAAAGCCACGGTTTGGGCAGGATCGTAGATCTGGACGTTCTGGACGAGAACGGAGCTCCCCTGGGGAGGAGCGAGCTTGGCTTCCCTCCCAGAAGGTGTCTCATATGCGATCGTCCGGCCAAGGAGTGTTCCTATTGTAGGAGACACGGCCTATCGGAGCTGTTGGAAGAGATCGAAGGGATCCTGGAAAAATCTGGATGGAGAGAGTGA
- a CDS encoding GntR family transcriptional regulator yields the protein MERKKLKADEKAFHMVIDRIIAHRIRPGDKIYEPDLAEGLQLSRTPVRHALSRLVAEGVLEKTRGKRGYTLPILTQQDMEDVFDVRSCLEGKAAYLAARRRTSEDLSYLRELNERERSLYHLGQRKEEYAEVNELFHSKIVDISRNEYISRYFRQAYWRSSLYTFHFGLFYNTDMMGSEQSFSDKGHHTYREHRKIIDAVDSGDSSLARELMEDHIHNTIRRRGLQVSPQ from the coding sequence ATGGAGAGAAAAAAGCTGAAAGCGGACGAAAAAGCGTTTCACATGGTCATCGACAGGATCATCGCTCACAGGATACGCCCGGGAGACAAGATCTACGAACCGGACCTGGCGGAAGGGCTTCAACTAAGCAGGACCCCAGTAAGGCACGCCCTCAGCCGTCTCGTGGCCGAGGGCGTCCTCGAGAAGACCAGGGGAAAAAGAGGCTACACCCTGCCGATACTGACCCAGCAGGACATGGAGGATGTATTCGACGTCAGATCATGCCTGGAGGGCAAGGCAGCCTACCTAGCAGCACGAAGGAGGACCTCCGAGGACCTCTCTTACCTCAGAGAACTCAACGAAAGAGAGCGATCCCTCTACCATCTGGGACAGAGAAAGGAAGAGTACGCAGAGGTAAACGAACTCTTCCACTCTAAGATCGTCGATATATCCAGAAACGAATATATATCCCGTTACTTCCGCCAGGCATACTGGCGTTCCTCGCTGTACACCTTCCATTTCGGGCTCTTCTACAACACCGACATGATGGGCTCGGAACAGTCCTTTTCCGATAAAGGACACCACACATATAGAGAGCACAGGAAAATAATAGACGCGGTAGACTCCGGCGACTCCTCCCTTGCCAGAGAGCTGATGGAGGACCACATCCACAACACCATCAGGAGAAGAGGACTGCAGGTCTCCCCTCAATAG
- a CDS encoding methyl-accepting chemotaxis protein, whose amino-acid sequence MSIKGKFVSMVAAVLVIIVAMTGITYFRSQSILENQVIKTGEETVKTAVLTVEENFGKLLAMLKNASVAIQRAWDEEGLQEAETLEDLMASLLAQNGEFGVQDIYFGLEKNGKLPIGSRANMAEDYDARKRAWYADAMKKGSGMIVTEPYIDLITNKAVISAAMTVENGDGEIIGVIGVDISMNALVDFVGKLKLLGEGHGLLLSKAGMIIAGPVEKDIMKVNLSESDEKDESVKTMGKEMVSGKSGSAVINWEGERFEAFYDNTAQGLSLAILYPVEAIDALVRGTTSIQIAVAIVALLAVGLAVLVTFRSIVLPLRKVASMAGEVKDGDLTVDPRSINYRAKDPLGTMIDALSVMVEGLRETMLGIVEESKKIADSSTGLAALSEQSSASMEEVRHSVEEVSTLAENNAAALEETNAGVEEVSSSASMAAESATKGTEATERASQTSSKAVSIVADIIGNVKEVGAKAGKSVEAMTALSTSVQEITGFIATINSIADQTNLLALNAAIEAARAGDAGRGFAVVAEEVRKLAEESGNAAGKIGNLIEELQSQTKDSVAITQQAGDLMKQTVVQADEAKKGLDETLQEIAVVNDSMQNIAATSEEQAASANEMANAVDQASRSTVDMAHKVGTIKKAAEETSLVSSNVAKEAEAMSSLVDNIERRLSKFKTERSKELAQK is encoded by the coding sequence ATGTCCATCAAGGGGAAATTCGTATCTATGGTAGCGGCCGTACTGGTCATAATAGTCGCAATGACAGGGATCACCTATTTCAGGAGCCAAAGTATCCTGGAAAACCAGGTAATCAAGACCGGTGAGGAGACCGTCAAGACAGCGGTGCTCACTGTGGAGGAGAACTTCGGGAAACTGTTAGCCATGCTCAAAAACGCCTCTGTGGCTATACAGAGGGCCTGGGATGAAGAGGGTCTACAGGAGGCGGAGACCCTGGAGGATCTCATGGCCTCGTTGCTGGCCCAAAACGGAGAATTCGGAGTGCAGGACATTTATTTCGGCCTGGAGAAAAACGGCAAGCTGCCTATCGGATCGAGGGCCAATATGGCGGAGGATTACGACGCCAGAAAGAGAGCCTGGTATGCCGACGCCATGAAGAAGGGCTCCGGCATGATAGTCACCGAGCCATATATCGACCTGATAACCAACAAAGCGGTCATATCGGCGGCCATGACGGTCGAGAACGGCGACGGCGAGATCATCGGAGTGATAGGGGTGGACATAAGTATGAACGCCCTGGTCGATTTCGTCGGGAAGCTGAAGCTGTTGGGAGAGGGACATGGACTTCTTCTCAGCAAGGCGGGCATGATAATAGCCGGACCGGTTGAAAAGGACATCATGAAGGTCAACCTCTCCGAAAGCGACGAAAAAGACGAATCGGTCAAGACAATGGGCAAGGAGATGGTCTCCGGGAAATCTGGCTCCGCCGTAATAAACTGGGAGGGAGAGAGGTTCGAGGCCTTCTACGATAACACCGCCCAGGGACTCTCCCTGGCAATCCTCTATCCCGTGGAGGCCATAGACGCCCTGGTAAGGGGGACCACCTCCATACAGATAGCCGTAGCGATAGTGGCCCTCCTGGCTGTCGGACTGGCCGTGCTGGTCACCTTCAGAAGCATAGTTCTTCCTCTCAGAAAGGTCGCTAGCATGGCGGGCGAGGTCAAGGACGGCGATCTCACTGTAGACCCCAGATCCATAAATTACAGGGCCAAAGACCCTCTCGGCACCATGATAGACGCACTTTCCGTCATGGTGGAAGGTCTTAGGGAGACCATGCTGGGGATAGTCGAGGAAAGCAAAAAGATAGCTGACAGCTCCACCGGACTGGCCGCACTCAGCGAGCAGAGCAGTGCATCCATGGAGGAGGTCCGTCACTCCGTCGAGGAGGTATCCACACTGGCGGAGAACAACGCCGCTGCATTGGAGGAGACCAACGCCGGAGTAGAGGAAGTATCGTCCAGCGCCTCTATGGCGGCGGAGTCGGCCACTAAGGGAACGGAGGCGACGGAAAGGGCCTCCCAGACCTCAAGCAAGGCCGTATCCATAGTGGCGGATATAATAGGCAACGTCAAAGAGGTAGGAGCCAAGGCGGGAAAAAGCGTAGAGGCCATGACCGCCCTCAGCACGTCGGTCCAGGAGATAACCGGTTTCATAGCCACGATCAACTCCATAGCGGACCAGACGAACCTTCTGGCCCTCAACGCAGCAATAGAGGCGGCCCGAGCGGGAGACGCCGGACGAGGCTTCGCGGTCGTGGCGGAAGAGGTAAGAAAGCTGGCGGAGGAGTCGGGCAACGCCGCGGGCAAGATAGGGAACCTCATAGAGGAGCTCCAGTCTCAGACCAAAGACTCGGTAGCGATAACCCAACAGGCCGGGGATCTCATGAAACAGACGGTGGTCCAGGCCGACGAGGCCAAGAAGGGACTGGACGAAACCTTGCAAGAAATTGCCGTGGTCAACGACTCTATGCAGAACATAGCGGCGACCTCGGAAGAACAGGCCGCTTCGGCTAACGAGATGGCCAACGCCGTCGACCAGGCTTCTAGATCCACCGTCGACATGGCCCATAAGGTAGGAACTATCAAAAAAGCCGCGGAGGAGACCTCTTTGGTCTCAAGTAACGTAGCCAAGGAAGCTGAGGCCATGTCCTCCCTGGTGGACAACATAGAGAGACGGTTAAGCAAGTTCAAGACTGAAAGATCCAAAGAACTGGCCCAAAAGTAG
- a CDS encoding HpcH/HpaI aldolase/citrate lyase family protein produces MKRRRSLLFVPGNNPGMVANAGVFGADGIIFDLEDAVAQEQKDGARILVRNALAALPMKGCERIVRINSMDRPIWLEDLGAVVAGGADSIMLPKAQSRAEMEELDRALSDVEKKVGREEGALDVIALVETPTGVENSRGIAAARRVSGMLLGAEDLTAALGVPRTVDGEEISYARGRMVMAAKAAGIDAIDTPFTDTDDMEGLEKDTLFARSIGFDGKALISPRHVEAVNRAFTPTDEEMEWARAVVRALEEGERAGKGAVSVGGKMVDAPVAARARKTLAMRGEA; encoded by the coding sequence ATGAAAAGAAGACGGAGCCTCCTGTTCGTGCCTGGCAACAATCCGGGAATGGTAGCCAACGCCGGGGTCTTCGGGGCCGACGGAATCATCTTCGATCTCGAGGACGCCGTCGCCCAGGAGCAGAAGGACGGTGCTAGAATACTCGTCAGAAACGCTCTTGCGGCTCTTCCCATGAAGGGGTGCGAGAGGATCGTCAGGATAAACTCCATGGACCGTCCCATATGGTTGGAGGACCTGGGGGCGGTGGTAGCCGGAGGAGCGGACTCGATCATGCTTCCCAAGGCCCAGAGTCGAGCCGAGATGGAGGAGCTTGATCGAGCCCTCTCCGACGTGGAGAAAAAGGTCGGCAGGGAGGAAGGGGCCCTGGACGTGATCGCTTTGGTCGAGACTCCCACAGGGGTAGAGAACTCTAGAGGTATTGCAGCGGCTCGTAGGGTTTCCGGGATGCTGCTGGGTGCGGAGGACCTCACCGCTGCCCTAGGCGTTCCCAGAACCGTTGACGGAGAGGAGATCTCCTACGCCAGGGGACGTATGGTTATGGCTGCCAAAGCCGCGGGGATCGATGCCATCGATACACCCTTCACCGATACCGACGATATGGAGGGATTGGAAAAAGATACCCTTTTCGCCCGATCCATCGGATTCGACGGCAAGGCTTTGATATCTCCCAGACACGTGGAGGCGGTAAACCGGGCCTTCACCCCCACCGACGAGGAAATGGAGTGGGCTAGGGCGGTCGTTCGGGCCCTCGAGGAGGGAGAGAGGGCAGGAAAGGGAGCTGTCTCGGTCGGAGGTAAGATGGTGGACGCCCCGGTGGCGGCAAGGGCCAGAAAGACCTTGGCCATGAGAGGGGAGGCGTAG
- the glsA gene encoding glutaminase A, whose product MKDILEEISKRSRLKATEGTIASYIPELAKADPEAFGLAVTECDGSQYLSGNWDHPFTLQSISKIVTLALALEERGPERVFSSVGTSPTADPFNSIMRLEMDAPHRPNNPLINSGAIVVVSILPEEGRERKIDAIMDLCRKLMANDSIDIDDRVYRSEKNTSDRNRSLAYFLRSVGSLNGDIEDILDVYFRQCSIKTCAKDLSIMGATFACDGLNPISGKQIISPSTARTVRAIMTTCGMYDGSGEFAVKVGIPAKSGVGGGILGTVPGRMGIGVVSPPLDEKGNSVAGLAAMKEISEKLRCRVL is encoded by the coding sequence ATGAAGGATATCCTCGAAGAGATCTCCAAAAGGAGTAGACTCAAGGCAACGGAGGGAACGATTGCTTCCTATATACCGGAACTGGCGAAGGCCGATCCGGAGGCTTTCGGATTAGCCGTTACAGAATGCGACGGAAGTCAGTATCTGTCGGGAAACTGGGATCACCCCTTTACATTACAGTCCATATCCAAAATAGTCACTCTGGCCCTGGCATTGGAGGAACGAGGACCGGAGAGGGTCTTCTCCTCCGTCGGGACCAGCCCTACGGCGGACCCCTTCAATTCCATAATGAGACTGGAGATGGACGCTCCCCACAGACCGAACAACCCTCTGATAAACTCCGGCGCCATAGTGGTGGTATCCATTCTTCCAGAGGAAGGCCGTGAGAGAAAGATCGACGCCATCATGGATCTCTGTCGAAAACTAATGGCCAACGACTCGATAGACATAGACGACAGGGTCTACCGATCGGAGAAGAACACCAGCGACAGAAATAGATCGCTCGCCTATTTTCTGAGGAGCGTAGGCAGCCTGAACGGAGATATCGAGGATATCCTAGACGTGTATTTCAGACAGTGCAGCATAAAGACCTGCGCCAAGGATCTATCCATAATGGGGGCGACCTTCGCCTGCGACGGCCTAAACCCCATATCGGGAAAACAGATAATATCTCCATCCACGGCCAGAACGGTGAGGGCAATAATGACGACCTGCGGAATGTACGACGGCTCGGGAGAGTTCGCCGTGAAGGTGGGAATCCCTGCCAAAAGCGGCGTAGGAGGAGGGATCCTCGGTACGGTTCCCGGAAGGATGGGCATCGGCGTGGTGAGCCCTCCTCTGGACGAGAAGGGAAACTCCGTAGCCGGCCTCGCTGCGATGAAGGAGATATCGGAAAAACTCAGATGTCGAGTGCTATGA
- a CDS encoding M23 family metallopeptidase, which translates to MSLSTGFGRMRTGLKFSLSVLLSLWTISGASALEVSFDAPDKVSLGEPFVVSLTVSGDVEKSTLSWRGRNYPMSLSVAEGGVSKGVALLGTDVARSSAKGDVVKIWVRSKGVNYMSRWKIDVISKSYPAERLSVPPAMVNPPGSERDRIARERKAVRKVLRAHSPELYWSLPMVRPVSGIVTSVYGKRRIYNGIPRSRHGGVDYRASVGTPVKSASSGRVVLTGDHYYAGKSIYVDHGGSVVSMYFHLSEIDVREGQFVRSGEVIGKTGRSGRVTGPHLHFGVSVGGRMVDPTILVERDLERLTESNLSGRMAFPY; encoded by the coding sequence GTGTCGCTTTCAACTGGGTTCGGACGGATGAGGACGGGACTGAAGTTTTCTCTGTCCGTTTTGCTTTCTCTATGGACGATATCCGGTGCTTCGGCATTGGAGGTCTCTTTCGATGCTCCCGATAAGGTGTCTTTGGGAGAGCCTTTCGTGGTTTCTCTGACTGTAAGTGGGGACGTGGAGAAAAGTACTTTATCCTGGAGGGGTAGGAATTACCCCATGTCGCTGTCCGTTGCGGAGGGAGGAGTTTCGAAGGGGGTCGCTCTTTTGGGAACAGATGTCGCCAGATCGTCTGCCAAGGGAGATGTGGTTAAGATATGGGTGAGGTCGAAAGGGGTCAACTACATGTCTCGGTGGAAGATAGACGTTATTTCAAAATCATACCCTGCCGAGAGGCTTTCGGTTCCCCCCGCCATGGTGAATCCCCCCGGCTCGGAGCGCGACAGGATAGCCAGAGAGAGAAAGGCCGTCAGGAAGGTATTGAGAGCCCATTCTCCCGAGTTGTACTGGTCCTTGCCGATGGTTCGTCCCGTCTCGGGAATTGTCACCAGCGTATATGGGAAAAGACGGATCTACAACGGCATCCCTAGGAGCCGTCATGGAGGGGTGGATTATCGCGCTTCGGTGGGAACTCCTGTAAAGTCCGCGTCGTCTGGACGGGTCGTCCTCACCGGAGATCATTATTACGCGGGCAAGTCGATCTATGTCGACCATGGGGGGTCGGTGGTGTCGATGTATTTTCATCTGTCCGAGATCGATGTGAGGGAGGGGCAGTTCGTTCGATCCGGTGAGGTGATAGGTAAGACCGGCCGATCCGGAAGGGTGACCGGTCCTCATCTTCATTTCGGTGTATCGGTCGGTGGTCGCATGGTCGATCCCACGATCTTGGTGGAGAGGGATCTGGAACGACTGACCGAGTCCAATCTGTCCGGCAGGATGGCCTTCCCCTATTGA
- the citD gene encoding citrate lyase acyl carrier protein, with the protein MFSLKILRMAVAGSMESNDAMVTVEPSNELSVEIESVVKAQFGEAIERSVMEVLKNLSVDGCILSVKDRGALDCTLRARVETALLRGCEGDR; encoded by the coding sequence GTGTTCTCTTTGAAGATCCTGAGAATGGCCGTCGCCGGTTCAATGGAATCCAACGATGCAATGGTGACGGTAGAGCCCTCGAACGAGCTTTCAGTCGAGATAGAGAGCGTGGTAAAGGCTCAGTTCGGGGAAGCTATAGAAAGATCGGTCATGGAGGTTTTGAAGAATCTCTCCGTGGATGGCTGTATCCTGTCCGTCAAGGACAGAGGGGCTCTCGACTGTACATTAAGGGCTCGGGTGGAAACAGCATTGTTGCGTGGCTGCGAGGGTGACAGATGA
- a CDS encoding DUF4899 domain-containing protein: MPQPSESFHETKEKIKKSVEEMRRSQLTATLEKLANRSPRVPEISTVEIWPEGDQEIGRKYVVVKCAYRTRTSGGATGLVVFLADETLGEPELLCLWTGYGGGLGEADIDASWQALAILMERLEAPQDKLLHEKTMETLKKRLSPPTVNRMASDDEDRRRQVMEDLQHELERELGLSLEMKFGIEKATGEDLGKFRESREEKREKKEEKSRTDSAEIDHLTLLCGVVVDPVRGEPVSTLRPGDTIYVNIKDGSAIAHALRQVMTKGNIDKIPVTLLSTKTTETGNVELKVELSDGIYGKALAGESYKISVLREDSSPRIIGLSFYQMLFALTMAGLLMIIAVHLLID; this comes from the coding sequence ATGCCCCAACCCTCGGAAAGCTTTCACGAGACAAAGGAAAAGATAAAGAAATCCGTCGAGGAGATGCGTCGGTCTCAGCTCACCGCTACCCTTGAAAAGCTGGCGAACCGATCTCCTAGGGTACCGGAGATATCGACAGTAGAGATATGGCCCGAGGGAGATCAGGAAATCGGAAGAAAATACGTGGTCGTCAAGTGCGCCTATAGGACGAGGACTTCCGGAGGAGCTACCGGGCTGGTCGTCTTCCTCGCCGACGAGACCCTGGGAGAACCGGAGCTTCTGTGCCTCTGGACAGGCTACGGAGGCGGACTGGGAGAGGCGGACATAGACGCTTCATGGCAGGCCCTGGCCATCCTCATGGAGAGGCTCGAGGCCCCTCAGGACAAGCTGCTCCACGAAAAGACCATGGAGACATTAAAAAAACGGCTGTCTCCTCCTACTGTCAACCGTATGGCATCCGACGATGAGGACAGACGAAGACAGGTCATGGAGGACCTCCAGCACGAACTGGAACGGGAGCTAGGGCTGAGTCTGGAGATGAAGTTCGGAATAGAGAAGGCCACTGGGGAGGACCTCGGCAAATTCAGAGAGAGTAGAGAGGAAAAGAGAGAGAAAAAAGAGGAAAAATCCAGAACGGACTCCGCCGAGATAGACCATCTGACTCTGCTGTGCGGCGTAGTGGTGGATCCGGTCAGAGGTGAGCCGGTCTCGACCCTTCGACCAGGCGACACTATATACGTCAACATAAAGGACGGCTCCGCCATAGCTCACGCCCTAAGACAGGTGATGACGAAGGGGAACATCGACAAGATCCCTGTAACGCTTCTCTCGACGAAAACTACCGAGACCGGCAACGTCGAACTCAAGGTCGAGCTGTCGGACGGAATATACGGTAAGGCTCTGGCGGGAGAAAGCTACAAAATATCGGTATTAAGGGAGGACAGCTCACCGAGGATAATCGGGTTGTCGTTTTATCAGATGCTGTTCGCTCTGACGATGGCGGGACTGCTGATGATAATAGCGGTGCATCTGCTCATCGACTGA
- a CDS encoding alanine/glycine:cation symporter family protein: MVWLLLGTGIFYSIRLGLPQVRHFGHMFSVIFKGRKSAEGGITPFQALCTGLAAQVGTGNLAGVATAIVSGGPGAIFWMWITALVGMATIFGEATLAQIFRVKSSDGTYRGGPAYYLEKGLGQRWMGVLFAFSIIVAMAFIFNAVQCNSIAAGLRGAFQLNELYVAITVIILTALVIFGGLRRIAQVAEVIVPLMAGLYILGSLYVVLTHISEIPAVFSLIFKSALGPKQVAGGVLGHTVAMAFRYGVARGLFSNEAGMGSTPNAHATADVRHPARQGFTAMVGVFVDTILICTATAAIILLSGTVDSGKTGVELTQLAVNATLGSWGPTFIAIALMFFAWTSILGNYYYGESNLMYIFPNCGKSGLTVYRLMVLGMLLFGATSSVPLVWELADFFNAIMALLNLVGILLLSGVVIKFMKDYEKQIKEGIDDPVIDKEKFSLYYNR; encoded by the coding sequence ATGGTCTGGCTGCTTCTAGGCACTGGCATCTTTTATTCCATAAGGTTGGGGTTACCTCAGGTCAGACATTTCGGCCATATGTTCTCGGTCATATTCAAAGGTCGAAAGTCGGCAGAAGGAGGGATTACCCCTTTTCAGGCCTTATGTACGGGTCTGGCTGCCCAAGTCGGCACAGGTAATTTGGCTGGGGTCGCCACCGCCATAGTCTCGGGAGGCCCGGGAGCAATATTCTGGATGTGGATAACGGCATTGGTCGGGATGGCCACCATCTTTGGCGAAGCCACATTGGCCCAGATTTTCCGGGTTAAGAGCAGCGACGGGACCTACCGAGGAGGACCGGCTTATTACCTGGAAAAGGGACTAGGACAACGATGGATGGGGGTTCTTTTCGCCTTCTCCATAATCGTGGCTATGGCCTTCATCTTCAACGCGGTTCAATGCAACTCCATAGCAGCAGGTCTTCGAGGGGCATTCCAGCTCAACGAACTATACGTGGCCATAACGGTGATAATACTGACCGCTCTTGTCATCTTCGGAGGGCTCAGAAGGATAGCCCAGGTAGCGGAGGTAATCGTCCCTCTCATGGCCGGTCTCTATATACTGGGTTCGCTATATGTGGTACTCACCCACATTTCAGAGATCCCCGCCGTGTTCTCCCTCATCTTTAAGAGCGCCCTTGGCCCTAAACAGGTCGCAGGAGGGGTCTTGGGACATACCGTGGCCATGGCATTCCGTTACGGAGTCGCCAGAGGACTTTTCTCCAACGAGGCGGGTATGGGGTCCACACCCAACGCTCACGCTACAGCCGACGTCCGACATCCGGCCAGGCAGGGTTTCACCGCTATGGTGGGAGTTTTTGTGGACACTATCCTGATATGTACCGCCACAGCGGCCATAATCCTACTCTCCGGGACGGTCGACAGCGGAAAGACCGGAGTCGAGCTTACACAGCTGGCGGTGAATGCGACTCTCGGCTCCTGGGGTCCTACCTTCATAGCTATCGCTCTCATGTTCTTCGCCTGGACCTCGATCTTAGGCAACTATTATTACGGAGAAAGCAATCTGATGTACATCTTCCCCAACTGCGGTAAATCGGGGTTGACGGTCTACAGACTCATGGTTTTGGGTATGCTCCTTTTCGGTGCGACCAGCTCGGTTCCCTTAGTATGGGAACTGGCGGATTTCTTCAACGCGATAATGGCACTGCTAAACCTCGTCGGCATACTGCTGCTGTCGGGAGTGGTGATAAAATTCATGAAGGACTATGAAAAACAGATTAAGGAAGGAATAGACGATCCCGTGATAGACAAGGAGAAGTTCTCCTTATACTACAACAGATAG